ACCAAAGAGACCGACACTGAGACGGCGGCCAAAAGCCGCTTCATGATCGGCGAGTGCGCCTTTCGCGAAAAGAAATACGACGAAGCCGTCGAACATTATCTGACGGCCGCGCTGGGCTATCCCTATGAAGACTGGCAGGTGCTTGGCTATCTCGAAGCGGGCCGCTGCTTGCTGGAACTGAAAGACAACGCCAAAGCCAGGGACATGTTCGAGACCGTCGTGAAGAAATACCCGAAGCATCCCAAGGCGAAGGACGCCGCGAAGCTGCTGGCCAATGTGAAGAAGTAGGGGACAGGGGACACGTGTAGGGTGGGACCAGCGAGCTTGCGAGCGCCGGCCCACCATGAGCGCGTGGTGGGCGGGCGCTCGCAAGCTCGCTGGTCCCACCCTACGCGGATCCTGCAAAACTCACCGTTAAGTCACAGGCTTACTATGAACGTTTCAGCATTCCTCCGGTGCCCGGTGCTCCGATTTTACCGGCCCTCTTTGCTAATCGCGGCCGCCTCGCTTGTGCTGTCTTTCGGCATTGGTCTTCGCGGGCAATTGCGTGCCGACGAAGCCGCGGCGCCGCCCGTATCGAACAACGCCACTGATGCTCAGGACGGTGCTGCATCGCCGACATCTGTATCGGCCAAGAAGCCGCCGGGCAACCTGTGGGAAATGATCGTCGCGGGCGGACCGCTGAACCTGGCGTTTATGGCCGTTTTGGGACTGATCTCGTTAGCGGCCGCCGCCGCCGCGCTGGAGCGGCTGGCCAACTTGCAACGCGGCAAGCTCGCGCCGCCGGCGCTGGCCCGCGGCCTCGACGAACTGGTGCGTGCCGGCGATCATCGAATCGAGCGATACCAGACGCTTTGCGAGCAGTCTCCTTCTCCGCTGGCCAGCGTGTTGCGGGCCGCACTGTTGCGCGTCGGGCGGCCGCTGACCGAAATCGAAAAGGCGCTCGAAGACGCCGCGGCCCGAGAGATGGCGGAACTGCGTGCCCGCGTGCGGCCGTTGTCGGTGGCCGCCAACGTGGCTCCGATGGTCGGCCTTTTGGGCACGGTCGTGGGCATGTTGGAAGCGTTCCGGGTGGCCAGCCAGGCCGGTCTGGGCAAGGCCGAGCTGCTGGCCGAAGGAATCTATCTGGCGCTGGAAACAACGGTAGCGGGGCTGCTGATTGCCATACCGGCCATGTTGTGCGCGGCGTATTTCAGCGGCCGCAACGAGCGGCTGCTGCGTGAAATCTGCGACCGCATGACCGAGGCGTTGCCCGTGTTGGGTCAAGTGAATCAGCGCGGTACTGCGCGGCCCGCCGCCGGGAATCCGCTGATGGAGTCGTGAGGACCGGCAAGTTTCGCATGCCCCAACGCCTAACGCCCAACGCCTATTACCTACCCATGCGACTTCCTGAAACGAACGCCGAACTCGACGGACCGAACATGACGCCGGTCATCGACATGGTCTTTTTGCTTTTGATCTTCTTCCTGTGCGCCACGCGGTTCGATCAGGAGGAGCGCGAGTTGCCCACCAAGTTGCCGGAGGTGGTCCGGGCCGAGCCTCTCTCGATGCCGCCGCACGAATTGGTCGTCAATGTCACGCAGGACGGCCAATACGTGGTCATGCGGCAGTCGCTCAGCGAAGAGCAACTCGCCGCGTTGCTTCGCGAAGCGGGCCTGAAGAACCCCGGCACGCAAGCAGTGCAGATTCGCGGCGACGCCCGGGCCGCCTGGGAAGCCGGCGTCCGAGTCATGGGTCTTTGCAACAAGGCGAACATCACGAACTACAGTGTGACCGTGCGCCAGACGGAATAGCAGGTGCGCGGACAACGCTCACGTCCGACTGGCGAATTGCGGTTCCACGTCGACTTCCAGCCGCCGCTGGCCGCGCACGATCGACAGCGTCACCGCCGTGCCGCCCACGCGCGAAAGCAAACGGTGCAGGTCGTCGAGCCCCGTCACAATGCGGCCGTCGATCGCCACCACCAAATCGCCCGGCCGCAGACCGGCCCGCGCCGCGGCGCCGTGCGGTTCGACGCTGACGATTTCGACCGCCATATCGAGCAGCAAGTCAAGCCGCCGGGCAAGCTCCCGGCCTACCGGACGCATCGAGACCGATAGCCCCAGCATCGGCCGGCGCACGCGGCCGTGGCCCAAAATCTCGCTGACCACCCACCGGGCGGTGTCGGCCGGCACGGCGAAGCCGAGTCCCTGGGCCATCGCGATGATGGCCGTGTTGATGCCGACCACTCGTCCCAGCGAATCGACCAGCGGCCCGCCGGAGTTGCCCGGATTCAAGGGGGCCGTGTGCTGCACCACGTTCTCGATCAGCCGTCCCTGTTGGCTGCGCAGCGAGCGTCCCTGCGCGCTGACTACGCCGGTGGTGACGGTCGATTGGAAACCGAACGGATTGCCGACGGCCACCACCAACTGGCCCACGCGCAAAGCCGCCGACTCGCCCAGCGGCGCGGCCGGCAGGTCGCGGGCAGACACGCGCAACAGGGCCAGGTCGGTGGCCGGATCATCGCCCACGACGTGCGCGTCCAAGGCATCGCCGTCGTGGGTGGTGACGACCACGCGTTGCTGCCCGCCCACGACGTGACTGTTGGTCAAGGCGTATCCCTCGGCGCTAATCACGGCGCCGGAGCCGACGCCGCCCGACTCTTGTCCGCGTCGCCGGGCGACCGCCACCACGGCCGGACCGATCGACTCGACCACGCGAATCACGGCCCGCGAATAGGCGTCGAGCAATTCGGCGTCAGGCGGCCCCGGCGGCTGGGCCGGCGACGGGCGGACTGCGTCGCCTGGGGATGGTTCGTCACCCGCCAGCCAATGTGGCTGCCATCGTGTAAGTGGGTTGAAGGACCGCATGTAAGATCTCCGTGCAGCAGTGTGATGATGAATCTTACGGTGGTGGTCGAGGGCCATCACGGTCCGAACATCGCGGCCTTCCACCGCCGACCGAAAACCTATATAGAGACCGTAGTTCGGACTGATTAAACGGTATTGAACCGAGCGGAGGTGCGTGTGACATCGTGTGCGGTGGCTGACGCTGCCCATAGGCCCGGCGCGGTTTCGATCGCGGCCTGGCTGGCGCTTGCACTGGTGCTTGCGGCCGGGGCGGTTTTGCGCCTGACATGGCTCGACGACATCGAGTTCAAGGCCGACGAAGCCTGGACATGGCGCCATGCCATGCTGGCCGGCCGCGGCGAGCCGCTCACCTGGGTCGGCATGCCGACGAGCGCGGGACCGGAGAATCCGGGCATGAGCCTCTGGGCGTTCATTCCCCTGCGCTGGCTTGGCAACACGCCGGTCGACATGGCCCGTGGCGTCGCTTGGCTGAGCATCGCCTCGATGGCGGCGATCGTCGTCCTCGCTTGTACGCTGGTGCCCGCCAGCGAACGAGAGATTTGGCTTTGGGCGGTGGCGTTGGAGGCGGTCCATCCGCTTTCGGTGCTGCACCACCGAAAGATCTGGCCTCCCTGCCTGTTTCCGTTGCTGCTGGCGCTGTTTTTGGCCTGCTGGTGGCGGCGCGACCGCCGGTTGAGCGCGTTTTGCTGGGGCATGCTCGGGCCGGTGCTGGCCCAGATCAACCTTTCGGCGGCCTTCTTCGCGGGTGCGTTCGCGCTTTGGACCTGGTTCAGCAAACGCTCGCGGACGGCCTGGAAAAGTTGGCTGGCGGGCAGCGTCATCGCTTCACTGCCGGCCATCCCCTGGTTGCTGTATGTGTCAACCGTCTCGACGCAGCCGCGTCTCACCACGCTGAAGTGGAGTCGCGCGCTCGAAGGCAAGTTCTACTTGCGTTGGTTTACCGAGCCCTTCGGCTGCGGTCTCGATCACGCCCTGGGCGAAGACTACCTCGACTTCTTGAGCCGGCCCGTCGTCGGTGGAAAGTCGACCTGGTTGGTGGGCGCTCTGCAAGTGGCGGGGCTGGTGATCGCGGTGGCCATCGCCTGGCGGTGGATCCGTAAAAAGCCGTGGCAGCGACCCGCTTGGCGGGCCGTCTTTTCGCGGAACGCCACAGAGGGCGTTCCCTACAGAGGCACGGCCCTGGTGTGCAGTGCGGCCTTCTGGGGCTATGGAATGCTGCTCACGTTGAGCTGCCTGCCGTTGCACCGGCAATACTCGATCATCGTCTATCTGCTGAATTTGCTGTGGGTTGCCTATGCAGCCTTGAGCGTGGCTCAGGGCGACCGTGCGGCGCTCCGGTCCGGCCGGCGCCTGCTGGCTGGACTGCTGATCGTCGAGTTGCTCATCTCCGCCAGCTTTCTCAGCTACATTCACGACAGACAAGTGATCGACGGCGATTACGGTGTCACGTTCGCCGCCCAACGCTCCACGTTGGGCGTTAGGCGTTAGGAACAGCGGTGGCTGGGGCAGAGCCTGGCCAAGGGGAGGCCGGCACTTCGTTCGTCTCGGCGGCCAGGCGATGCCCCGGTTGGACGCGCCGGGGCATCGCTTGGCCGCCACGCTCTTGAAGGGTGCCGGCCGCCATCGGGCCAAGCTCTGCCCCAGCCACCGAAAATGACGTATTCACGCGGTCCGCTGATCGGGATACTTGACCCGTCCGTGATAGACCGCCGTGAGCGATTTCACCAAGCTGTCTTGCACCTTGCGAAGCTGTTGCAACGTCAGCCCGCAATCGTCGAACTGGCCGTCGAGCAGCCGCTTCTTGGCAATCTCATCGACCAGGTTTTCGATGCGCGAGGGGGTCGGCTCGACCAAGGCACGGCTGGCGCTTTCGACCGCATCGGCCATCATCAGCACGGCGGCCTCAGTCGTCAGCGGCTTGGGGCCGGGATAGCGAAACGAGCTTTCGGGCACGCTCGCCGCCTCGCTGCCCGGCTCCGATTGTTGGCTGGCACGCCGGTAAAAATACTCCACCAGCGTCGTGCCGTGGTGCTGCTCGATCATGTCGATGATCGGCTGCGGCAAGCGGTGCTGCCGGGCCAGGTCGGCCCCGTCTTTGATGTGGGCAATGATAATCAGCGTGCTCATGGCGGGCACGAGCGCGTCGTGCCGGCTTCCTTCGAGGCCCTGGTTCTCGACGAAGTAATGGGGCTTGAGCATCTTGCCGATGTCGTGAAAATACGCGCCCACGCGGACCAGCAGCCCGCGGGCGCCGATACTCTCGGCCGCCGCTTCGGCGATCGAGGCCACGTTGATCGAGTGGTTGTAGGTGCCCGGCGCCCGGCGGACCAGCTCTTGCAGCAGCGGATGGGCCACGTCGCCCAGTTCCAGCAGGCTGATTTCGGTCAACACGCCGAACAGCCCTTCGACAAAGGGGAGCAATCCGGTGATCAAGAACCCCGCCAGCAGCGTCCAGACGGCGTTATGAGCGGCCAAAGTGAGCAGCGGCGAGCGTAGCGGCTGGCCGTCGAGCAGGCCGGCGGCGACGGTCAGCAGCGGCGCCACCGCGCCGGAGGTCACGCCCACCCAAATCAGCTTCCGCCGGCTGCGGATGCGGCCCAACTGCACGACGGCCGAGGCCAAGATACCCAAGAGCAGGGCCATGTGGGCCAGGCTGGCCCCATCGGCCAGCACGAAAACCATGACCACGGCCAGTGACAGCACCAGGGCCAACTCGCGGCCGTAGGCGATGCCGATGGTCATGCCGAACAAGAGCAGCGGGATGATTTCCGCCCGCCAAGGGTCGGCCGCCGTCCAACGGGCCAGCAAGATCGCCATGCACGACAGCGCCAGCACCAGCGAGAGGTGGTAAAGGTCGTGGATCAGCCGTCGGTCGCGGAGGTAGACGTAATAGGCGGCCAATGCCAGCAGGCCGGCGATCAGGCCGAACATGGCCAGGCTCCGCTCGACCTGCCGTTCGGTCGAGAAGAGCGGATCGGCCAGATAGGCCTGGTATTCCGCCTTCAGCAGGTCGACGCTCTTTTGCTGCAACGGCTCGCCGGCCAGGGCCAGCGCTTCGCCCGGCTCGTATTGCAGAAACTTTTGTTTGCTGGTGACGATGGCCCGCGGGTCGTCGACGCGGAATTGCACGCGGGCCGTAATGTTGCGCTGCGGCACATAGCCCACATGGTAGGGAAACGGCGGCTGCCAGCCGAACGCCACCGTCCAGATCGCCACGGCGGCCGATAAGGCCAGCGCGATGCGCAGCAAAACGTCGCCGCGGCGGAGCGCCACGATGGCACGGGCGAACCAGCCGGGGGCAAGATCGAACGAGGTGACGCGGACGCTGCGCGACCGTTTGCGACTCACGGAAGTGTTCATGGATTCGGTCGGCGGCGTGTGGTGTCTTCGTCATAGGCGCGCACGATCTCGCGCACCAGCCGG
The sequence above is drawn from the Pirellulales bacterium genome and encodes:
- a CDS encoding trypsin-like peptidase domain-containing protein, which produces MRSFNPLTRWQPHWLAGDEPSPGDAVRPSPAQPPGPPDAELLDAYSRAVIRVVESIGPAVVAVARRRGQESGGVGSGAVISAEGYALTNSHVVGGQQRVVVTTHDGDALDAHVVGDDPATDLALLRVSARDLPAAPLGESAALRVGQLVVAVGNPFGFQSTVTTGVVSAQGRSLRSQQGRLIENVVQHTAPLNPGNSGGPLVDSLGRVVGINTAIIAMAQGLGFAVPADTARWVVSEILGHGRVRRPMLGLSVSMRPVGRELARRLDLLLDMAVEIVSVEPHGAAARAGLRPGDLVVAIDGRIVTGLDDLHRLLSRVGGTAVTLSIVRGQRRLEVDVEPQFASRT
- a CDS encoding biopolymer transporter ExbD; amino-acid sequence: MRLPETNAELDGPNMTPVIDMVFLLLIFFLCATRFDQEERELPTKLPEVVRAEPLSMPPHELVVNVTQDGQYVVMRQSLSEEQLAALLREAGLKNPGTQAVQIRGDARAAWEAGVRVMGLCNKANITNYSVTVRQTE
- a CDS encoding MotA/TolQ/ExbB proton channel family protein, encoding MLRFYRPSLLIAAASLVLSFGIGLRGQLRADEAAAPPVSNNATDAQDGAASPTSVSAKKPPGNLWEMIVAGGPLNLAFMAVLGLISLAAAAAALERLANLQRGKLAPPALARGLDELVRAGDHRIERYQTLCEQSPSPLASVLRAALLRVGRPLTEIEKALEDAAAREMAELRARVRPLSVAANVAPMVGLLGTVVGMLEAFRVASQAGLGKAELLAEGIYLALETTVAGLLIAIPAMLCAAYFSGRNERLLREICDRMTEALPVLGQVNQRGTARPAAGNPLMES
- a CDS encoding HDIG domain-containing protein, which gives rise to MSRKRSRSVRVTSFDLAPGWFARAIVALRRGDVLLRIALALSAAVAIWTVAFGWQPPFPYHVGYVPQRNITARVQFRVDDPRAIVTSKQKFLQYEPGEALALAGEPLQQKSVDLLKAEYQAYLADPLFSTERQVERSLAMFGLIAGLLALAAYYVYLRDRRLIHDLYHLSLVLALSCMAILLARWTAADPWRAEIIPLLLFGMTIGIAYGRELALVLSLAVVMVFVLADGASLAHMALLLGILASAVVQLGRIRSRRKLIWVGVTSGAVAPLLTVAAGLLDGQPLRSPLLTLAAHNAVWTLLAGFLITGLLPFVEGLFGVLTEISLLELGDVAHPLLQELVRRAPGTYNHSINVASIAEAAAESIGARGLLVRVGAYFHDIGKMLKPHYFVENQGLEGSRHDALVPAMSTLIIIAHIKDGADLARQHRLPQPIIDMIEQHHGTTLVEYFYRRASQQSEPGSEAASVPESSFRYPGPKPLTTEAAVLMMADAVESASRALVEPTPSRIENLVDEIAKKRLLDGQFDDCGLTLQQLRKVQDSLVKSLTAVYHGRVKYPDQRTA